The proteins below come from a single Oscillospiraceae bacterium genomic window:
- a CDS encoding aldo/keto reductase → MQYVNFGQTGLKISRLGFGGIPIQRIDQPGTRELLIAAHKAGVNYIDTARAYTVSEAWIGQSLEEAGLRDDFILATKCRALTKADMEAELATSLKNLRTDHIEVFQFHNPSMEGLKTILAPGGAMEALLEAKARGVVGHIGITAHLAAVFEAALDIPEIETIMFPYNIVEQQGKALIDRCAAAGKAFIDMKPLAGGAIEDGRLALRYVLSNPAVTVAIPGMATVEELENNAAGAANIAPLTAAEEAACQSVRDALGTQFCRRCNYCAPCTVGISIPSVFLFQGYLNRYGLQQWGRERYATLQTKAGACIQCGACEPRCPYNLPIRKMMKKAAEDFGE, encoded by the coding sequence ATGCAATATGTCAACTTTGGTCAGACCGGCCTGAAAATTTCCCGTCTGGGGTTCGGCGGCATCCCGATCCAGCGCATCGACCAGCCCGGCACGCGGGAGCTGCTGATTGCCGCCCACAAGGCCGGCGTCAACTACATCGACACTGCGCGCGCCTACACAGTCAGCGAGGCGTGGATCGGCCAGTCCCTCGAGGAGGCCGGCCTGCGGGATGACTTTATCCTTGCTACAAAATGCCGCGCCCTGACAAAGGCCGACATGGAGGCCGAGCTTGCCACCAGCCTGAAGAACCTGCGCACCGACCACATCGAGGTGTTCCAGTTCCACAACCCCAGCATGGAGGGGCTCAAGACCATCCTCGCGCCCGGCGGTGCGATGGAGGCCCTGCTGGAGGCAAAGGCACGCGGCGTTGTCGGGCACATCGGCATCACGGCGCATCTGGCCGCTGTGTTTGAGGCCGCGCTCGACATTCCCGAGATCGAAACGATCATGTTCCCCTACAACATCGTGGAGCAGCAGGGCAAGGCGCTTATCGACCGCTGCGCCGCAGCAGGCAAGGCGTTCATCGACATGAAGCCGCTGGCCGGCGGTGCGATCGAGGACGGCCGTCTGGCGCTGCGGTATGTGCTGTCCAACCCGGCGGTGACGGTTGCCATCCCGGGCATGGCAACGGTGGAGGAGCTGGAAAACAACGCCGCGGGCGCGGCCAACATTGCCCCGCTTACCGCTGCGGAGGAGGCCGCCTGCCAGTCCGTCCGCGATGCGCTGGGCACCCAGTTCTGCCGCCGCTGCAACTACTGTGCCCCCTGCACGGTGGGTATCTCGATCCCCAGCGTCTTTCTGTTTCAGGGGTACTTAAACCGGTACGGCCTGCAGCAGTGGGGCCGCGAGCGGTACGCCACCCTGCAGACCAAGGCCGGGGCCTGCATCCAGTGCGGCGCCTGTGAGCCGCGCTGCCCGTACAACCTGCCGATCCGCAAAATGATGAAAAAAGCCGCCGAGGATTTTGGGGAATAA